A DNA window from Pyrus communis chromosome 3, drPyrComm1.1, whole genome shotgun sequence contains the following coding sequences:
- the LOC137728034 gene encoding heavy metal-associated isoprenylated plant protein 39-like: MGEKEKVTIMVLKVDLQCHKCYKKVKKVLCKFPQIRDEIYDEKQNQVVIKVICCSPEKIRDKICCKGGSAIKSIEIIEPEKKKDDGKKKDEVNKKDDGKKKDEGNPKDDGKKKDEVNKKDDGKKKDEGNPKDDGKKKDDGKSKDHVVPGHPPHVRACCMDCYQGHAGGPCYNGYGGGPAPYIQYDGYYGRPVYDSYGGGSMGYCVTRPDYFNEENPSACTIM; the protein is encoded by the exons ATGggggaaaaggaaaag GTTACGATTATGGTGCTGAAGGTGGATCTTCAGTGTCACAAATGCTACAAGAAGGTCAAAAAAGTTCTTTGTAAATTCCCTC AAATACGAGACGAGATATACGACGAGAAGCAAAACCAAGTGGTGATCAAAGTGATATGCTGTAGTCCAGAAAAGATAAGGGACAAGATTTGCTGCAAAGGTGGGAGTGCCATCAAAAGCATCGAGATCATAGAGCCCGAGAAGAAAAAAGATGACGGCAAGAAAAAAGATGAAGTCAATAAAAAAGATGACGGGAAGAAAAAAGATGAAGGCAACCCTAAAGATGACGGCAAGAAAAAAGATGAAGTCAATAAAAAAGATGACGGGAAGAAAAAAGATGAAGGCAACCCTAAAGATGACGGCAAGAAAAAAGATGACGGCAAGTCTAAAGATCATGTTGTGCCAGGGCACCCACCGCATGTCCGAGCGTGTTGTATGGATTGTTACCAGGGGCATGCGGGTGGGCCGTGCTACAATGGTTATGGCGGGGGGCCAGCCCCGTACATCCAGTATGATGGTTACTATGGAAGGCCTGTGTATGACAGTTACGGCGGTGGCAGCATGGGGTATTGTGTTACCCGCCCTGACTATTTCAATGAAGAAAATCCCTCAGCTTGCACAATCATGTAA
- the LOC137728036 gene encoding heavy metal-associated isoprenylated plant protein 43-like: MGEKEKVTTMVLKVDLQCRKCYKKVKKVLCKFPEIRDQIYDEKQNQVVIKVVCCSPEKIRDKICCKGGCAIKSIEIKVPEKPKPPPPEKPKPPPPEKPKPPPPPPPEKPKPPPPPPPEPEKPKPCPPPMQPVPCVPGYPPPVRTCCTDCYHGHAGGPCYSGYGRGPPPCIQYDGYYGRPVYDSYGGCSRGYCEENPSVCTVM; encoded by the exons ATGggggaaaaggaaaag GTAACGACTATGGTGCTGAAGGTGGATCTTCAGTGTCGCAAATGCTACAAGAAGGTCAAAAAAGTTCTTTGTAAATTCCCTG AAATACGAGACCAAATATACGACGAGAAGCAAAACCAAGTGGTGATCAAGGTGGTATGCTGTAGTCCAGAAAAGATAAGGGACAAGATTTGCTGCAAAGGTGGATGTGCCATAAAAAGCATCGAGATCAAAGTGCCAGAGAAGCCCAAGCCACCACCTCCTGAGAAACCCAAGCCACCACCGCCTGAGAAACCCAagccaccaccgccaccaccgccTGAGAAACCCAagccaccaccgccaccaccgccTGAGCCTGAAAAACCTAAGCCTTGTCCTCCTCCTATGCAGCCGGTTCCTTGTGTGCCAGGGTACCCACCGCCTGTCCGAACGTGTTGTACGGATTGTTACCATGGGCATGCAGGTGGGCCGTGTTACAGTGGTTATGGACGGGGGCCACCCCCGTGCATCCAGTATGATGGTTACTATGGGAGGCCTGTGTATGACAGTTACGGCGGTTGCAGCAGGGGGTATTGTGAAGAAAATCCCTCAGTTTGCACAGTCATGTAA
- the LOC137728037 gene encoding heavy metal-associated isoprenylated plant protein 5-like, which yields MGEKEKVTIMVLKVDLQCQKCYKKVKKVLCKFPQIRDQKYDEKQNQVEIKVVSCSPEKIRDKIYCKGGCAIKCIKFKAHETEPTKDGKKDNGKPKGDETLKKDNGKPKIVNGKPTGDEKREKDDGKKKDNGKPKGDEKPKKDNGKPKIVNGKPTGDEKREKDDGKKKDNGKPTGDEGRPCYSGCGGQQCHCRCGGRQCYCRCGGRPCYSGCGGQPCYSGYVERPAPYIQYDGYYGRPVYDNYSGDSRGYCVTHTNYFSEENPSACTVM from the exons ATGggggaaaaggaaaag GTTACGATTATGGTGCTGAAGGTGGATCTTCAGTGTCAGAAATGCTACAAGAAGGTCAAAAAAGTTCTTTGTAAATTTCCTC AAATACGAGACCAGAAATATGACGAGAAGCAAAACCAAGTGGAGATCAAAGTGGTAAGCTGCAGTCCAGAAAAGATAAGGGACAAGATTTACTGCAAAGGTGGGTGTGCCATCAAATGCATCAAGTTCAAAGCGCACGAGACCGAGCCAACCAAAGATGGCAAAAAAGATAACGGCAAGCCTAAAGGTGATGAAACGCTTAAAAAAGATAACGGCAAGCCTAAAATAGTTAACGGCAAGCCTACAGGTGATGAAAAGCGTGAAAAAGATGACGGCAAGAAAAAAGATAACGGCAAGCCTAAAGGTgatgaaaagcctaaaaaagaTAACGGCAAGCCTAAAATAGTTAACGGCAAGCCTACAGGTGATGAAAAGCGTGAAAAAGATGACGGCAAGAAAAAAGATAACGGCAAGCCTACAGGTGATGAAGGTAGACCATGCTACAGTGGTTGTGGCGGGCAGCAATGCCACTGTCGTTGTGGTGGGCGGCAATGCTACTGTCGTTGTGGTGGGCGGCCATGCTACAGTGGTTGTGGTGGGCAGCCGTGCTACAGTGGTTATGTCGAGCGGCCAGCCCCGTACATCCAGTATGATGGTTACTATGGGAGGCCTGTGTATGACAATTACAGTGGTGACAGCAGGGGGTATTGTGTTACCCACACTAACTATTTCAGTGAAGAAAATCCCTCAGCTTGCACAGTCATGTAA